The following is a genomic window from candidate division WOR-3 bacterium.
CAAAAATCATCAATATTAAAAGCACCCGAAAACCACTACTGTAATACCCCAATTCTTTTTTCATTTTAAAAATTCCTAAAAAAATTATACCGGAAAGAGTATAGACTTGAATTAAAATCTGTGCTCCTCCCAATGGAAGTGTTTCTTTTAATAAAGAGAGTTTTTCCTTGATATTTAATTGGAAATCAATTTTATAAAACCTTTTATGATAGAAATAGATAAGCATTAAAGAACCTACCAAATTTCCCAAAATAAAAGAAAGGGGAATAATTAGAATCTCTTTATCACTCCTTAAAAAAATTAATAGTAATAGAAAATAAAGGAAATTAACAAAAAAACGATTAAGGGTACAGAATCTTATTTCTTCTTTACCCAAGAAAAACCATTCTAAATTTATGGCATCAAAAAGAATAAATAATGAATAAATCAAAATCAATTTTTTAAAGATAATATCCCCTTTTATAAGATTGACGAGCGAGATTGATAAAAAGGTAGCCAAAATTCCTAATAATAATCGGGTGGAAAAAATTTTATCAACAGTTTTTTTTATCTCAAAACTTTGGGCGATCTTTCTAATTCCGTAAGTTAATAATCCTAAATTTGTTAAAAGAGAAAAATAATTAATATAACTAAGAGCAAAATTTATCCCTCCAAAATTTATTAAACTGATCTTTCGAGTTAGATAAAGAATAGCTAGAAAAGAAAATATTCTTCCTGTTATTTCTCCTAAACCTAAGAAAAGAAAATTTCTAACAATCATCAATAATTTTCCTCAAGGTTTTTGTATTTTCCTCCCATTGTTTTATTTTGATTTTTTTTAATTCTTTAACTTCTAATTTCAAAATTTCATATCTTTTCAAAATTTCATTTATTCCTCTTTTAATATCTTCTTTGTGATTTTTAACAAAAACTGTCCCTTTAGAAAAATATTCTCGCAAAACCTCTTTATCAGAAGTTAAAAAGGGCTTTTCCGCACCTAAAGCATCGTAACCACTCTGTAAAACAGTGTAATCGCGAGTGGTAAGACCAATAACAAAATCAACGGAAGATAATAATTTTTCATATTCTTCTTTTTTTAGATATCCGGTAAAAATAATATTTCTAATTTCTTTAAATTTCCAATAGTTAGAAAATTTTAAATAATCCCCAGTTAAATAGAAGTTAATATTTGTCAATTCCTTACAGCAATCTATTAATTCATTGATCGGCTCATCTTCACTGAAAGATAAGCTTACCAAAACTTTTGGAAAGTCTCTGTTTTCCTTTTTAAAAAAATTGCTTTTCTCTAATTTTCGCGGCGGTGGTTCAATTACCAATTTTTTTGTGGGATAATTTTTTATCAATTCCAATAATTTATCGTTATGAATAATCAACCCTTTGGTTTTTCTTAAAAGATATTTTAAAATATTTCGTTGTAAATGATGCCACCAATGATTTAAAAGAAAAATATTAGAATGAGAAACCACCATGGTAGGCCTTTTATAAAAGAAAATCAAATAACTTAAGTAAATTGGCGGAATTTCTAAAATTAAAAAGTTATATTTTTTTTTGCTTATAATTATTAAGGTTTTTACAAAATTTAAGAGGTAATCAATTCTCTTTTTTACCGGTATTTTTATTAAATCTCCTGTTAAAGTAGAAGCTAAAGAAAAGGCATATTGACTATCTTTTTGCCACGAGATTATACCAATTTTTTTCATTCATCAACTTTTTCTTCTTTAAGAAACTCTAAACAAACTTTGGCAGTGTTAAAATGAATTTCTACCGTATCCATTATGTCTAAAGCATAACCTCCTCCTAAAACAATTCCTATTGGGATATTATTATCTAAAGCATTTTTTATGACAATCCGATCCCTTTCTATTAACCCTTCTTTTGTCAATCTCAACAATCCTAATTGATCTTCTTTATAAGGATCAGCACCAGCAACATAAACAATCAATTCAGGTTGATGTTTTTTAATAATCTTCGGAATCGCTTCTTTTAAATGGTTTAAATAAACTTCGTCTCCAGTAAAATCTAGTAACCCAATATCCCAATCGCTCTCTTCCTTGATTGGATACAGATTTTCCTGATGGATAGAAAAAGTAAATACTGATTCATCGTTTTGAAAAATCTTTGCTGTACCATTTCCTTGATGCAAATCACAATCGATTACCGCTGCTCTTTTGATTAACCCTTCTTTTTGAAGTTTTCTTATTCCGACAGCAATATCATTGATATAACAAAAACCTTCAGCATGTTCCGGAAAAGCATGATGAAAACCGCCACCAATATGAAATCCAATTTTCTCTTGTAAAGCAATTTTTAAAGTCAAAATTGTTCCAGAAGCAGCTAAAAGATAAGCCTCAACAATCTCCCAAGTTAAAGGCAATTCACTTCTTACTGTCCTGCTTGTCCATCTTAAATTTAAAAGATCATCGAGATAATCTTGCGTATGAACTAAACGAATATCATCCAGATTAGGCGGCGGCGGCTCAATAAAATCTTCTTCTTTTGCTAAATTTTCGTTAAGCAATTTTTCTCTTATTAGCCGATATTTAACTGTCGGAAAAACATGGATACCAATATCTACTTCGTATTTATCAGAATAGACAAATTTCATAATTCTGCTCCTTCTTTTAATTTCCTTAAAATTAATGGATCGCTTTCAAAAGGTATTTTTTTTCTTAAAATTTCTTTGATCTCTTTCTCTTTAAATAAAGAAAGGCCTTCGATTGCCAAAGTTTTTAAAGATAAATTATCTACATCCAAATAAGAAATCAAAAGATTTTTTATTTTTACCCTTTCTTTCAAGTTTTTTAAGGTATCTAATTTGGGAATAATTCGATTTATTACCCTTAAAACACTTTTTTCAAAATCTTCATTTTTATTTTTTGATAAACTGTCTAAAAGAACAGGCACAATTGATACACCAATTTCACCCAAAGCAATCTCTGCGCTTTGACGAACAGTAAAGATTCTGTCCTTTAATTTCTTTATTAAATAACCGATTCCCCTTTGGTCTTTTAACTTTCCTAAAGCATAACAGGCATAAATCCGTGTTGGTTCATCCGAAGAATTTAAATGGTGGCATATTTCATAAAATACTGAAGTATCGCCAATTTCAGCGAAAGTATTCAAAATCCATCTTGGTCGATTTCTTTTATCTCTTAAAGCCTTCACCAAAAGAGGAATAGCCTCTTTGGCTTTTATTTTTCCTAAAAGGTAGATCACATTTGCTCGGGTTTGGGTGTTTTCGCTATTAATACTATCCATTAAATGGGGTTTAATAAGAGAAGGAAGAGAACAAGCAATCTCTTCGATTGCCCGCAATTCTAAACTATTTTTAGTTGACAATTTTTTCTCTATGATGTACTCCACTGCCTTTTCTTTTCTTTTAATCAATTCACTCCTGGCTTCTCTCACAATCTTTTTGGCATTTCCTACTTCCCACTTAGAAGCATATTTAAATAATTCTTCAATTTCCATTTTTTCCAAATCCTTAATTGCCGTATCTGCTATCTCTTCTATTTTTTCTTTTTCTTTTAACTCATCAATTCCGTAAGCGTAAGTTCCTGCTACCCAGCTGCTGTTATTCTCTCCCATTCCTTTCTTCCCATATAAGTCATTACCCCTTATGTCAATAAATAAACCGATTCCACCAAATCCTCTTGCTTCATTAGCAAAACCTTGACCAAATCTTTCCTCTTTATTGAAATATAAATCGTCACCATTTTTATCTAAAAAAAGACCGAAGGAATTTGTTAAACCGATTCCTTGACCACCCGAGGCATAATAGAAATCATCGCCATCATTATCAATTAATATTCCCAAGGCTAAATCATGACCTTCACCTTGAGAAGGGCCTAAACGAGAATAATAAAAGTCGTCACCACAAGAATCCACCAAAATTCCAATTGCTAAATGAATTCCTGCTCCTTGAGCATATTCGGTGGCATAATATTTATCATTTCCTTTTCTATCATATAGCATTCCTAGAGAATACCAATAACCACATCCTTGGGTGAAGACATCGCCATTATAAAAATCATTTCCAGCCATATCACACAGAAACCCAATTCCACCGCTTGCTTCTGGTCGAAAACCCAGGGCAAAACCCTGAGAAAAGGAACGGTAATCATTCGGTAAAAGAGGAATATGCAAATATTTGCCACCAGCATAATACCCATCATTTCCTTCTAAATCGAATAAAAGCCCGTAACCAAAAGTAGAACCAAATCCTTGACCAAAATTATAAATCCGGTAATTATCATTTCCAGAAAAATCGATAAGCAATCCTATTCCATAAAAACCTGAACCGCAAGAAAAAGTTTTTCCTTGATAGATATCATCTCCCGCTTGGTCCCATAAAATCCCAACTCCCAAAATTCCCGAACCTAACGAAAAATCTTCTGCGCAATAAATATCATTTCCTGCTAAATCAAAAAGAAACCCACTTCCAATAATTCCGCTTGCCAAAGTAGCTATATTTTTGCCATAATAAAAATCATCACCTTCTAAATCAATAATTAAAGAAGAAAAATTTTCTATTGCTATTCCGCGATTTTTAACCGTGTAGTAATCATTGCCTCCGATATCAACAATTATTCGATAATCTTTATTATAATAATTATTCCTTTTACCGCCCAAAGCAATAGTAATACCGTTGAGATTTATTTCTTCAAAATCTTTCTCCCAAGAAAAGTCTTTCAGCTCCCTCAAAAACTTCTCCACACCCAAAAGATAGGCTAAATTAGCCCGATATAAATCTATCATTTCAACTTTCCTTAAAATTCCAAATAAAGTTTCTAATTCAATTTCTTTAGTAGTATCGTAAAAGATCTCATATTCTTTTAAAATCACTCCTCTTAAATAATCGTCTTCGCTAGCTTCTTCATCAGAAAATAGATAAGGAATTTCAGCAAGTAATGTATGAATTTCCTTTTCTTTTAATTTACTTAAAGCCTTCTTGTAATAACTATCACCCACAAGAAAGGCAGCAATTAAATAAAAAAGGTACTCCTTTTCTATTGTTCTTTTTTTAAGATTTGCTACTTGGTTTTCAATTTCTCTTTTTATTTTCGCTATTTCTTTTTTTTCAGAAATCCCTATAAAATCTTTTCTTTTTAATTGATTTAACAGAAATAGATAAGTCTTAACAAGAGAATCCTTGTTGTTATTTAAAAAAAGAACATTTTCATCTAAGTATTTAGGAGTTTCTAAAGGTTTTTTAAAAAGAGAATCAATAATAAAAAGACGATAAATAGTATCAATTGCCCAGCGCTTTTCGTATCCCAATTCGTTCTCTTTTATTCCTAAAACTTCTAATCCCTTTTTTATATATTTTAAAGATAGTGAATCCAAACTCTGAGAAAAAAGAGAAAAAATAAATAAAAAAATCATAAAAAAAGAATAATAAAAAAATATTTTAAGTCAATTTAGTTAAATATGAAATTCAATTATGTCCCCATCTTTTAGGATATGGTTTTTTTCCACTCTTTGACCAAATAAATTTTTATTATCCCATAAACGAGCGTATTTAAGATTTCGAGCAAAATCTTTATGAAGGGCTTCAGCGGCATCAAGAACATTAGAATTTTTCTTTAAAATAATCGGTTCTTCTAATTCCGGCGGCTTGCCGGGTGGCTTAGTATATACTCTAATAATCTCTAAACTTTCAAATAATAGTCTTTTCAAATCTTCGATATTTTTTTGTTCTTTTACCGAAATTGCCAGTATTCTCAATTGATCTAAAGGAGCATAATTTTTTAAAAATTCTAAAAAGAGGTTATATCTAAATTCACTATTTTCTTCATCTAATTTATTACCACAGAAAATTGTTTTTTTATAATTAGGTTCGCTTTCTCTAAAAATGTTAATTCTCCCTTCCTCAATAATTTTAAAATTCTTTTCTGCCTCTTCTAATAATGAATCTTGACTTAAATCAAAGAGATATAAAAGGGCATCAGCCGTTCTTAAAACATGAAAATACCACGGAGCTAAATTCTCTTTTAATGGTGGACAATCAATTAATTGAATTTGAATATTTTCATATCTCATCATCCCAGCAATAGGAATTGTAGTAGTAAAAGGATAATCGGCAACTTCCGTATTGGCATTAGTTAAAAGTCTTACCAAAGAGGATTTTCCCGAGTTAGGGCTACCGAAAACAGCAATCTGACCGGCTCCTTGTTTTTCAAAATGATACCAAACCGTGCGACTTACTTTCGGTTTTTTGGTCAGTTCTTTTCGCAATTTAGAAATTTTTGTTTTGATTTCTTTTTGTAATTTTTCCGTTCCTTTATGCTTAGGAACGATTGCTAACATCTCTTTTAAATAATAAAGTTTCTCTTCTATCGTTTTAGCTTGTCGATATTTCTCCTCTACTTCAAAATACTGAGGCGGCAGATTCGCTGGCATATTTCATTTTATCAAAAATTTTAAAAAGAGTCAAGATATATTTCGAAAAAAATACTTAAAAACTAATTATTCCTAAAGAAACTTATTTTAGTAAATCATTTTCTAATTTTAAAAATTTCCATTTCCGGGGGCGATGTTTTATAAACTAACTGAAAGTATTGGGAATAAATTTTTAATACTGGTAGTAAATATCTTTGAGAAGTTAAAGTCCAATAAAAATTATCGTACAAAAGGTAGTCCGCTTTATTTTCTAATATTTCTTTCAACACTTCTTGAGGATTAGAAGAAAATTTATAGAGAAGGGATTTTCTTCTTGAGATAAAATAAGTAAATTCGGGTTTACGAGAAATTATAATCGCTTTTTCTTCAGTATTCTCTTTTAACCACTCCAAGGCTTTAAAATAATTCTGCCAATCCAGTGAATAACCGGCATATTTATCGCCAGAAAAATTTTTTATTAGGTTAGGTAAATTTTCTTTTATCCTTTGAAAATCTCTTATCAAATAAAAAAGAAAGATAAGAAAAAATAAGGGATAAATAAGAAAAGAGAGCTTATATTTCATAAAAATCTTTTCGCTACCTATAAAAATAAGGTAAAGAAAAAAGATGAAAAAGGGAAAAAGGAATCGCTCGCTGGACCAGACTTCGGGCCAAGAAAATATAACCAATGAAGAGAAAAGGAAATAATAAAAAATCAATTTATTTAAAGGTTTTTTATCTTTCATAAAAGTAAAAAGAGCAACCAATATTAAAAAAATTGTTAAAGAACCTATTATAACTTGCCAACTTATTGGCGGAAATTCATTAAGATAAAAGAGTTGAGGAATGATAACAAAATTATAAAAATAAAAATTTTTAAATACTCGACTAAGATATCCTGAAAAATTAATATTCCCTAATTCTGGTTGATAAGGATCTTTTTGCAAAAATTGTTGTAAATAACTACTCTTTGGTGTTACTTTTCTATTTCTTATTTCCCAAGGAAAAAAAGTAATCAAAAATAGTGTTAAAGCGATTATTAATAATTTATATTTTCTTTTTTCAAAGAAATAAAGAAAAATTGCCAAAAGAAGGGCAATTCCAGCAGTCCGAATAAAAAAAGTGAAAATAGCAGAAAGAAGAAAGAGAATGAAGAATTTAAAATCTTTTCTTTTTTCGTATAAAATAAAAAGATAATAGGTTAAAAGAGAAAAAAAGATAAAGGGCGGCTCAGAAAGAAGAACGTGGGAGTTTTCAATTACCCAAGGAGAAAAGAAAAAAAGAACAATCAAAGGAATTTGCCATTTTGTTTCTTGAAAAATTTTCTTTACTAAGAAAAAAGAACCGATAAAAAAAAGTAAAGGTAAAAAATTTAAAAATAATGAATACTCACCAAAGATCAACAAAAAAGGGATAATCAGTAAAGGAAAACCAAAAGGATATTGGGTATGGGGCTTTTCCTCAGGATGCCATAAATCCCTATAACCTTTAAAACTTATTAAAGAACGAGCTAATAAAAGATAATGAATATTATCCCCACCCAAAGCAGGCTTTGGGTCATAAGCAAGAATTGCCAATAAAAGAAAAATTAGGAGTAAAATAAAAAAAGTTTTCTTTTTATCAATATTGATAAAGATTTTACTTGTTTTCTTGTTTTGCTTATTTTTTCTCATTTTTCTAAAGGAACTTCTGAGATATAAACTTTATCTAAATCTCCTCTGGCGTTAAAAATAAAAATTACCTGCCAACCAGCAATGTCTATTGGATTAGGCTTAAAGGCAAAGTAGCGCATTAAATATTTTTTATTTAAGGAATCATAAGCAAAAAATTTAAATTCAAAATTACTTTCTTCAGGAATAGAAAAAAATTTTTCACAGAGTTGTTTTAGATAGTTAAGATTTTTTATAAAATAACAATGCCATTTTTTTATTTTCTCATTCTTTATTTCATTAATCACGATAAAATTATCTTCATAAC
Proteins encoded in this region:
- a CDS encoding oligosaccharide flippase family protein, with translation MIVRNFLFLGLGEITGRIFSFLAILYLTRKISLINFGGINFALSYINYFSLLTNLGLLTYGIRKIAQSFEIKKTVDKIFSTRLLLGILATFLSISLVNLIKGDIIFKKLILIYSLFILFDAINLEWFFLGKEEIRFCTLNRFFVNFLYFLLLLIFLRSDKEILIIPLSFILGNLVGSLMLIYFYHKRFYKIDFQLNIKEKLSLLKETLPLGGAQILIQVYTLSGIIFLGIFKMKKELGYYSSGFRVLLILMIFDRIFNQVVLPFLAKKFQNREFTLLENITRLALSFLLPIIFFLFIVSKKLFLFLFPIEYLPGKVVFQFLLGFFIFTLLNSIFSLSLIALKKDRQYFKNIFIGTLFNLLMVIILTKIFLHLGAAFSLLLTEFLIFWLNFWTLQSFYKFKFLTCLLFPLLLTFLVSLPLLLFRNFSFLILSFLFLIFYFGLLLIFKKEIKKDYSLLK
- a CDS encoding histone deacetylase, which produces MKFVYSDKYEVDIGIHVFPTVKYRLIREKLLNENLAKEEDFIEPPPPNLDDIRLVHTQDYLDDLLNLRWTSRTVRSELPLTWEIVEAYLLAASGTILTLKIALQEKIGFHIGGGFHHAFPEHAEGFCYINDIAVGIRKLQKEGLIKRAAVIDCDLHQGNGTAKIFQNDESVFTFSIHQENLYPIKEESDWDIGLLDFTGDEVYLNHLKEAIPKIIKKHQPELIVYVAGADPYKEDQLGLLRLTKEGLIERDRIVIKNALDNNIPIGIVLGGGYALDIMDTVEIHFNTAKVCLEFLKEEKVDE
- a CDS encoding HEAT repeat domain-containing protein, whose product is MIFLFIFSLFSQSLDSLSLKYIKKGLEVLGIKENELGYEKRWAIDTIYRLFIIDSLFKKPLETPKYLDENVLFLNNNKDSLVKTYLFLLNQLKRKDFIGISEKKEIAKIKREIENQVANLKKRTIEKEYLFYLIAAFLVGDSYYKKALSKLKEKEIHTLLAEIPYLFSDEEASEDDYLRGVILKEYEIFYDTTKEIELETLFGILRKVEMIDLYRANLAYLLGVEKFLRELKDFSWEKDFEEINLNGITIALGGKRNNYYNKDYRIIVDIGGNDYYTVKNRGIAIENFSSLIIDLEGDDFYYGKNIATLASGIIGSGFLFDLAGNDIYCAEDFSLGSGILGVGILWDQAGDDIYQGKTFSCGSGFYGIGLLIDFSGNDNYRIYNFGQGFGSTFGYGLLFDLEGNDGYYAGGKYLHIPLLPNDYRSFSQGFALGFRPEASGGIGFLCDMAGNDFYNGDVFTQGCGYWYSLGMLYDRKGNDKYYATEYAQGAGIHLAIGILVDSCGDDFYYSRLGPSQGEGHDLALGILIDNDGDDFYYASGGQGIGLTNSFGLFLDKNGDDLYFNKEERFGQGFANEARGFGGIGLFIDIRGNDLYGKKGMGENNSSWVAGTYAYGIDELKEKEKIEEIADTAIKDLEKMEIEELFKYASKWEVGNAKKIVREARSELIKRKEKAVEYIIEKKLSTKNSLELRAIEEIACSLPSLIKPHLMDSINSENTQTRANVIYLLGKIKAKEAIPLLVKALRDKRNRPRWILNTFAEIGDTSVFYEICHHLNSSDEPTRIYACYALGKLKDQRGIGYLIKKLKDRIFTVRQSAEIALGEIGVSIVPVLLDSLSKNKNEDFEKSVLRVINRIIPKLDTLKNLKERVKIKNLLISYLDVDNLSLKTLAIEGLSLFKEKEIKEILRKKIPFESDPLILRKLKEGAEL
- a CDS encoding GTPase, producing MPANLPPQYFEVEEKYRQAKTIEEKLYYLKEMLAIVPKHKGTEKLQKEIKTKISKLRKELTKKPKVSRTVWYHFEKQGAGQIAVFGSPNSGKSSLVRLLTNANTEVADYPFTTTIPIAGMMRYENIQIQLIDCPPLKENLAPWYFHVLRTADALLYLFDLSQDSLLEEAEKNFKIIEEGRINIFRESEPNYKKTIFCGNKLDEENSEFRYNLFLEFLKNYAPLDQLRILAISVKEQKNIEDLKRLLFESLEIIRVYTKPPGKPPELEEPIILKKNSNVLDAAEALHKDFARNLKYARLWDNKNLFGQRVEKNHILKDGDIIEFHI